The Panacibacter microcysteis genome includes a window with the following:
- a CDS encoding DUF4142 domain-containing protein has translation MKNFKTGILSFLLFAGVLVSCTNTGTKENPVKEAERVNDQKFEKPDQKNAQLLVDAWLNGNYVMRMADTARKFVTTDDGKRLAGMITDTYMKINDRIAKMAAAKQITLPADISDQQKRKLGDIENKKAKDLDKEFANAMVREQEDAIKLYEKSAADATDSDIKSFFTATLPELHANLDMAIKSRDVLSK, from the coding sequence ATGAAGAATTTTAAAACCGGAATACTTTCATTTTTATTGTTTGCCGGAGTGTTGGTTTCGTGTACAAATACAGGTACAAAAGAAAACCCGGTTAAAGAAGCAGAGCGGGTAAATGATCAGAAATTTGAAAAGCCCGACCAGAAAAATGCTCAATTACTCGTAGACGCCTGGCTGAATGGCAATTATGTTATGCGCATGGCAGACACTGCACGAAAGTTTGTGACAACCGATGATGGTAAAAGATTGGCTGGTATGATTACCGATACGTATATGAAAATCAATGACCGGATTGCAAAAATGGCGGCGGCCAAACAAATCACATTGCCTGCAGATATTTCAGACCAACAGAAAAGAAAGCTTGGAGACATCGAAAACAAAAAAGCAAAAGACCTCGATAAGGAATTTGCAAATGCAATGGTAAGAGAACAGGAGGATGCGATAAAACTTTATGAAAAGTCTGCGGCTGATGCTACAGATAGCGATATAAAATCGTTTTTTACGGCCACATTGCCCGAACTACACGCAAACCTTGACATGGCAATAAAAAGCAGGGACGTACTTAGCAAATGA
- a CDS encoding alpha-amylase — translation MQNGTMLQFFHWYYPEDGSLWNKLKEEAKSLSELGITAIWIPPASKGTTGGYSVGYDVYDLYDLGEFDQKGTVKTKYGSKDELVNAVNAVHEAGIKVYADIVVNHLGGADEEERITVRRVNPDNRNEFTSEPFEINAYTKFTYPNRKGKYSNFVWDHQCFTGTDYASDLDETGIFSIQNEYGEGWEEVVDDEKGNYDYLMFTDVEFRNEAVREELKKWGKWYFDTLHFDGVRLDAVKHIAPQFYNEWLDYMRAEVKEDLFAVGEYWAPGYLHLLERYIDATEGRMSLFDAPLHRNLHTASKEGKDFDLRTIFDETLVAKNPGLAVTIVENHDTQPLQALEAPVEPWFKPIAYAIILLRKDGYPCIFYTDLYGASYVDKGNDGNDHEIFLPKCDDLENLLKARANYAYGEQRDYFDHGNCVGWTREGDEEHGGCAVVLSNGDEGFKSMEIGKRYAGKTFIDMLGKHAAEVTINEDGWGEFYTNAGSVCVWIEKPE, via the coding sequence ATGCAAAACGGTACGATGTTACAGTTTTTTCACTGGTATTACCCGGAAGACGGAAGCCTGTGGAATAAACTAAAAGAAGAAGCAAAAAGTCTATCTGAATTAGGTATAACAGCAATATGGATACCACCGGCCTCGAAGGGAACCACCGGCGGTTATTCTGTGGGTTACGATGTGTATGATTTGTATGACCTGGGAGAGTTTGACCAGAAAGGAACGGTAAAAACAAAATATGGCTCCAAAGACGAGCTGGTAAACGCAGTAAATGCGGTACATGAAGCAGGCATAAAGGTATACGCTGACATTGTTGTAAACCACCTCGGCGGTGCTGATGAAGAAGAACGCATTACGGTAAGGCGCGTAAACCCTGACAACAGGAATGAATTTACCAGCGAACCGTTTGAGATTAACGCATATACGAAATTTACTTACCCTAACAGGAAAGGCAAATACTCAAATTTTGTGTGGGATCATCAATGCTTTACAGGCACTGATTATGCCAGCGATCTTGATGAAACCGGCATCTTTTCTATACAGAATGAATATGGCGAAGGCTGGGAAGAAGTAGTAGACGACGAAAAAGGTAATTATGATTACCTGATGTTTACGGATGTAGAGTTCAGGAATGAGGCAGTAAGAGAAGAATTGAAAAAATGGGGTAAGTGGTATTTTGATACATTACATTTCGATGGTGTAAGACTGGATGCCGTAAAACACATAGCACCGCAGTTTTACAACGAATGGCTTGATTATATGCGGGCAGAAGTAAAAGAAGATCTTTTTGCTGTTGGAGAATACTGGGCGCCTGGTTACCTGCATTTGCTGGAGCGATATATAGATGCCACCGAAGGAAGAATGAGTTTGTTTGATGCCCCACTGCACAGGAACCTGCATACCGCTTCGAAAGAAGGAAAAGATTTTGACCTGCGTACTATTTTTGATGAAACGCTGGTAGCAAAAAACCCGGGACTGGCAGTAACTATTGTAGAAAACCACGATACACAACCGCTGCAGGCTCTTGAAGCACCTGTAGAGCCATGGTTTAAGCCAATAGCTTACGCAATAATATTATTAAGAAAAGATGGTTACCCATGCATTTTTTATACAGACCTGTATGGAGCATCTTATGTTGATAAAGGCAACGATGGCAATGACCATGAGATTTTTTTACCCAAATGCGATGACCTGGAAAATTTACTGAAAGCCCGTGCAAACTATGCCTATGGCGAACAGCGGGATTATTTTGATCATGGCAATTGTGTGGGCTGGACAAGGGAAGGAGACGAAGAACACGGTGGTTGTGCAGTGGTATTATCAAACGGCGATGAAGGTTTTAAAAGTATGGAGATAGGGAAGCGCTACGCGGGTAAGACTTTTATTGATATGCTTGGGAAACACGCTGCGGAGGTTACAATAAATGAAGATGGATGGGGAGAGTTCTATACAAATGCCGGCTCGGTATGTGTATGGATAGAAAAACCTGAATAG
- a CDS encoding sensor histidine kinase, whose translation MKLHIENRIKAGYVIVFILMALSYVSFFIATEKLDEKSRAIEETNRIINKLELLFSSVKDAETGVRGYVAVKDDHFLDIYKASLAGYEEEFRQLRDLLKDNKLQQSRAEILHERIGEKYRLLNGAVTLFSANGMQMTDTLRSMAYHGKEVMDTIRSLVKVMEKVQNDQLTQRTDDMQRLQKALNIIILTSIIIAVVLVIYSFLIYVRENNLKMEADAKADEYRRELEKRVDELNAANKELKELKSIEKFAASGRIARQMAHEIRNPLTNIGLASEQLRSELTDKEDLTIFFDMIDRNAKRINQLVSDLLNSTKFAQLQVENMAISDLIDEVLQDANDRLELKTIKLVKEYQPGICRVSVDKERMKIALLNIIVNAIEAMEEGKGVLTIGTAELNGKCCITIKDNGSGISKDSLGKLFEPYFTGKPKGTGLGLTATQNIILNHKGSIDVESEEGKGSTFIITLDFSQDC comes from the coding sequence ATGAAACTGCATATTGAAAATCGCATCAAGGCGGGTTATGTTATTGTGTTTATTTTAATGGCGCTTTCATATGTTTCGTTCTTTATCGCCACAGAGAAATTAGATGAGAAGTCGCGTGCAATAGAAGAGACCAACCGTATCATCAACAAGCTCGAGCTGCTTTTTTCTTCTGTAAAAGATGCTGAAACCGGTGTGCGTGGCTACGTGGCAGTTAAAGACGATCATTTTCTTGACATTTATAAGGCCAGTCTTGCCGGTTATGAAGAAGAATTCAGGCAATTACGCGATTTACTAAAGGACAATAAATTGCAGCAATCGAGGGCAGAGATCCTGCATGAAAGGATAGGGGAAAAATACAGGCTGCTGAATGGTGCGGTTACTTTGTTTAGCGCAAATGGTATGCAAATGACTGACACACTAAGGTCAATGGCATACCATGGTAAAGAAGTGATGGATACCATCAGGAGCCTGGTAAAAGTAATGGAGAAGGTGCAAAACGACCAGTTGACCCAACGTACAGATGATATGCAGCGGTTGCAGAAAGCACTCAATATAATCATCCTTACGTCTATTATTATTGCGGTAGTATTGGTCATTTACTCTTTTCTTATCTATGTACGAGAAAACAATCTAAAAATGGAAGCAGATGCAAAAGCAGATGAATACCGGCGCGAACTGGAAAAACGTGTTGATGAGCTGAATGCAGCAAATAAAGAGCTGAAAGAATTGAAGAGCATTGAAAAATTTGCGGCAAGCGGGCGCATAGCCAGGCAAATGGCACACGAAATAAGAAATCCGCTTACCAATATTGGCCTTGCATCAGAGCAGCTGAGAAGCGAGCTTACAGATAAAGAAGACCTTACCATCTTTTTCGACATGATAGACCGTAATGCCAAACGCATCAACCAGCTCGTATCAGACCTGCTTAACTCCACCAAATTTGCCCAGTTGCAGGTAGAGAACATGGCTATAAGTGATTTGATAGATGAAGTACTGCAGGATGCAAACGATCGGCTGGAACTTAAAACAATTAAGCTGGTGAAAGAGTATCAACCGGGTATTTGCCGTGTTTCGGTAGATAAAGAGCGAATGAAAATTGCGCTGCTCAATATCATCGTAAATGCCATAGAAGCAATGGAAGAAGGCAAAGGCGTTTTAACAATAGGCACCGCAGAGCTTAATGGTAAATGCTGCATTACAATCAAAGACAATGGCTCGGGCATCAGCAAAGATTCACTTGGTAAATTGTTCGAACCTTACTTTACAGGAAAACCAAAAGGTACAGGTCTTGGTCTTACCGCCACACAAAACATTATACTCAATCACAAGGGTTCTATTGATGTAGAGAGCGAAGAGGGAAAAGGTTCCACATTTATTATTACACTTGACTTCTCGCAGGATTGCTAA
- a CDS encoding uracil-DNA glycosylase family protein, producing MKTFAENITDFLFNLQLPFELPNNIAVLDAHTNEAVRAACTAFYTKFYSDHHQRYLLIGINPGRFGGGVTGLPFTDPIRLQQDCGIENSFQKKQELSSVFIYNVIAAYGGAAAFYSRFYISAVSPLGFVKHGKNLNYYDDKVLQQRIEPFVVTCMNRQLAFGLSRSVCFCIGEGENLTYLQKLNAIHQWFDHIQPLSHPRFVMQYRLKTKDVYIQQYLDALRQLT from the coding sequence ATGAAAACGTTTGCCGAGAATATCACAGACTTCCTGTTCAATCTTCAGTTGCCATTTGAGTTACCCAATAATATAGCTGTGCTGGATGCACATACAAACGAAGCTGTAAGAGCTGCCTGTACGGCTTTTTATACAAAATTTTACAGCGATCACCATCAACGCTACTTGTTAATTGGTATAAACCCCGGGCGTTTTGGCGGCGGTGTTACAGGATTGCCTTTTACTGATCCTATAAGGTTGCAGCAGGATTGTGGTATTGAGAACAGCTTTCAGAAAAAGCAGGAACTCTCTTCTGTTTTTATTTATAACGTGATTGCAGCCTACGGCGGCGCAGCAGCTTTCTACAGCAGGTTTTATATTTCAGCAGTTAGCCCGCTTGGCTTTGTAAAGCATGGTAAAAACCTCAATTATTACGATGATAAAGTTTTACAGCAACGCATAGAGCCATTTGTGGTAACATGCATGAACAGGCAGCTTGCATTTGGTTTAAGCAGATCAGTTTGTTTTTGTATTGGCGAAGGCGAAAACCTGACATACCTTCAAAAACTCAATGCCATACATCAATGGTTTGATCATATACAACCGCTTTCTCACCCACGCTTTGTAATGCAATACCGGCTGAAAACAAAAGACGTATACATACAACAATACCTGGATGCACTCCGGCAATTAACATAA
- a CDS encoding TonB-dependent receptor, giving the protein MFKKFLPAFALMGISNVVSAQAAVSGKIADAKGNAIQGATVHVLNSNVIAITDAQGNFSISNIARGSYTIAVEAVGYAAKTVLINANQSLNIILTEDINQLDDITVSAEKKETALQQTPVSITSLSARQVQQYRLWNSKELTAIVPNLFSNNSGDDRNVTSIRGITTTSYDPAVTTYVDGVNQFSLDTYIPQLQDVERIEILRGPQGTLYGRNAMGGVINIITKQPGNTLNGFAEVNIGNHGQQRYNAGIRTPLIKDKLFFGAAAMFNKRDGFYTNEFNNTPYDKQQGIAGNYYLKFLPNQRWAITLNAKHQDNRNNGAFPLVMGVEDALSNPFKLSQNALAKMIDNTFNASLVINHSGNRINFSSQTAWQQNHRYYNAPLDGDFSPLDIISVINDYGKSWNNVKAFTQEIRFSSPANNAAALKWTAGAYFFQQRVPNRQATYYGADAGIYGIPDTEFTNINTSTGKNTGIAVFGQLNYAVTRKFEIIAGVRYDHESKKLSVMGEYEKEGVGSFVTLADTSAKANFNALSPKFGFNVHPSDNNTIFATYSRGYRTGGLTQLSSDPSFPPLYAYKPEYSNNIEAGIKNNLFNGRLRVNITAFLTYVTDAQVPTLILPDAITVTRNTGRLQSKGVELETSATPVKGLQLDYNVGYTNAKYKSLKVSGNGAVIDLNGNKQIFTPDVTSMLAAQYSVVLNQKQQLKIVARAEWFYIGATYFDLSNTIRQNPYQLLNTRVGISSKHADIFFWGRNMTDKKYIAYAYDFGAVHLADPRTYGVTLTARF; this is encoded by the coding sequence ATGTTTAAAAAATTTTTGCCTGCATTTGCATTGATGGGAATAAGCAACGTGGTAAGTGCGCAGGCTGCGGTTTCGGGAAAAATAGCCGATGCCAAAGGCAATGCCATACAGGGTGCTACGGTGCATGTACTTAATTCGAATGTTATTGCTATTACTGATGCGCAAGGTAATTTTAGCATCAGCAATATTGCCAGGGGTTCGTACACCATTGCGGTGGAAGCAGTAGGCTACGCTGCAAAAACAGTGTTGATCAATGCAAACCAGTCTCTGAATATTATTCTTACAGAAGATATCAACCAACTGGATGATATTACGGTAAGTGCAGAAAAAAAAGAAACCGCTTTACAGCAAACGCCGGTAAGCATTACATCGCTTTCTGCCAGGCAGGTGCAGCAATACCGGCTTTGGAACAGCAAAGAGTTGACTGCAATTGTACCCAATTTGTTTAGCAACAATTCAGGTGACGACCGAAATGTTACATCCATTCGTGGTATTACCACCACATCTTACGACCCCGCTGTTACCACTTACGTAGATGGCGTAAACCAGTTTAGCCTTGATACATACATTCCCCAATTGCAGGACGTTGAGAGAATAGAGATATTGCGTGGCCCGCAGGGTACATTGTATGGCCGTAATGCTATGGGTGGTGTAATCAATATTATTACCAAACAACCCGGGAATACGCTCAACGGTTTTGCCGAAGTAAATATTGGCAATCATGGCCAGCAACGCTACAACGCAGGCATAAGAACACCGCTTATAAAAGACAAATTATTCTTTGGTGCTGCTGCCATGTTTAATAAAAGAGATGGTTTTTATACGAATGAATTTAATAATACACCATACGATAAGCAACAGGGCATTGCTGGTAATTACTACCTGAAGTTTTTGCCCAATCAACGCTGGGCCATAACGCTGAATGCCAAACACCAGGATAACCGTAATAACGGCGCCTTTCCGCTGGTGATGGGTGTGGAAGATGCATTGAGCAACCCTTTCAAACTTTCCCAGAATGCACTGGCAAAGATGATTGATAACACCTTCAACGCATCGCTTGTGATTAACCACAGCGGCAACCGCATCAATTTTAGTTCGCAGACTGCATGGCAGCAAAACCACCGCTACTACAATGCCCCGCTCGACGGTGATTTTTCTCCGCTCGATATCATCAGTGTCATCAACGATTACGGAAAATCATGGAACAACGTTAAAGCCTTTACGCAGGAGATACGTTTCAGTTCGCCTGCCAATAATGCCGCAGCTTTAAAATGGACCGCCGGCGCTTATTTCTTTCAACAGCGTGTGCCTAACAGGCAGGCAACCTACTATGGTGCAGATGCAGGTATATATGGCATTCCCGATACAGAGTTTACAAACATTAACACCAGCACCGGCAAAAATACCGGGATAGCTGTGTTTGGACAATTGAACTATGCGGTAACCAGGAAGTTTGAAATAATAGCAGGTGTACGTTACGACCATGAAAGCAAGAAACTCTCGGTAATGGGCGAGTATGAAAAAGAAGGCGTGGGCAGCTTTGTTACACTGGCCGATACATCTGCCAAAGCTAACTTCAATGCACTCTCGCCAAAGTTTGGCTTTAATGTTCATCCGTCTGACAACAACACCATCTTTGCTACCTACAGCCGTGGCTACAGAACAGGCGGTTTAACGCAGTTGTCTTCAGACCCTTCTTTTCCGCCATTGTATGCTTACAAACCCGAGTACAGTAACAACATAGAAGCAGGTATAAAAAATAATTTGTTCAACGGCCGTTTGCGTGTAAACATTACTGCGTTCCTCACTTATGTTACCGATGCACAGGTGCCAACACTTATCTTGCCCGATGCTATTACCGTTACAAGAAACACAGGCAGGCTGCAAAGCAAAGGTGTAGAGCTGGAAACATCTGCCACACCGGTAAAAGGTCTGCAGCTCGATTATAATGTTGGTTATACCAATGCAAAATATAAATCGCTCAAGGTTTCCGGCAATGGAGCTGTCATTGATCTTAATGGCAACAAACAGATCTTTACGCCCGATGTTACATCCATGCTTGCCGCGCAATACAGCGTGGTGCTCAATCAAAAGCAGCAACTGAAAATAGTGGCACGGGCAGAATGGTTTTACATAGGCGCAACTTACTTCGATCTTTCCAACACAATACGCCAGAACCCTTACCAGTTGCTGAACACACGTGTTGGCATAAGCAGCAAACATGCAGATATTTTTTTCTGGGGCAGAAATATGACCGACAAAAAATACATTGCTTATGCATATGATTTTGGCGCGGTACACCTGGCCGATCCACGCACGTATGGTGTAACACTTACAGCCAGGTTTTAA
- a CDS encoding NYN domain-containing protein yields MNNTNDLRLAVLIDADNVPYASVKEMFEEMAKYGTPTFKRIYADWTKPTVSGWKGVLLENAITPIQQYSYTQGKNATDSAMIIDAMDILYSGKVDGFCIVSSDSDFTKLATRLREAGMKVFGFGEKKTPKPFIAACDKFIYIEILADEQETEEQETGKLPATKPEKQAAKRLQKQPILKTDKKLIKLITDTIEDIADENGWAFLGDLGNILIKKQPNFDSRNYGFSKLVQLMKSMDVFEIDHRETGKGNTRHVFVRRIS; encoded by the coding sequence ATGAATAATACCAACGATCTCAGGCTGGCGGTGCTCATAGATGCTGACAATGTTCCATACGCAAGTGTAAAAGAGATGTTCGAAGAAATGGCCAAATATGGTACTCCTACTTTCAAAAGAATTTATGCCGACTGGACAAAACCTACCGTCTCCGGCTGGAAAGGAGTTTTACTCGAAAACGCTATAACGCCCATACAACAGTACAGCTATACACAAGGCAAGAATGCTACTGACTCTGCCATGATCATAGATGCAATGGATATTCTTTACTCCGGCAAGGTTGATGGCTTTTGTATTGTTAGCAGCGATAGTGATTTTACAAAACTTGCCACCAGGCTAAGAGAAGCAGGTATGAAAGTATTTGGCTTTGGAGAAAAGAAAACACCAAAACCGTTTATTGCCGCATGCGATAAATTTATTTATATAGAAATACTGGCCGATGAGCAGGAAACCGAAGAACAGGAAACAGGCAAACTACCCGCTACAAAACCTGAAAAACAAGCTGCAAAGAGACTGCAGAAACAACCCATACTAAAAACTGATAAAAAACTCATCAAACTTATTACCGATACAATTGAAGACATTGCCGATGAAAACGGATGGGCATTCCTGGGCGACCTGGGAAACATACTTATAAAAAAGCAGCCCAATTTCGACAGCCGCAATTATGGCTTCAGTAAACTGGTGCAACTAATGAAAAGCATGGATGTTTTTGAAATTGATCACCGGGAAACCGGCAAAGGCAACACACGGCATGTATTTGTAAGAAGAATCAGCTAG
- the apaG gene encoding Co2+/Mg2+ efflux protein ApaG, protein MVSKISEGVEISVETFYQPDYSNPVNNEFMFAYRITIENHNQFTIKLLERHWFIFDSNGQQREVEGEGVVGVQPVLDQGKQFQYVSGCNLRTEMGRMYGTYLMENQHTKSTFTVKIPPFEMVAPFKNN, encoded by the coding sequence ATGGTATCCAAAATATCCGAAGGCGTTGAGATAAGCGTGGAAACATTCTACCAGCCGGATTACAGTAACCCGGTGAACAATGAATTTATGTTTGCCTACAGAATTACAATTGAGAACCATAACCAGTTTACAATAAAATTGCTCGAACGTCACTGGTTTATTTTTGACAGCAACGGTCAGCAGCGCGAAGTAGAGGGTGAAGGTGTTGTTGGTGTACAACCTGTGCTGGACCAGGGTAAACAATTTCAATATGTAAGCGGTTGTAACCTGCGTACAGAAATGGGCCGTATGTATGGCACATACCTCATGGAAAACCAACATACCAAAAGTACCTTTACAGTAAAAATTCCACCTTTTGAAATGGTGGCGCCATTCAAAAACAACTAG